The Bacteroides acidifaciens genome includes a region encoding these proteins:
- the hisD gene encoding histidinol dehydrogenase, which produces MKLIKYPSKEQWTELLKRPALNTESLFDTVRSIINKVRAEGDKAVLEYEAAFDKVTLPALAVTPEEIQAAESLVSDKLKAAISLAKQNIETFHSSQRFVGKKVETMNGVTCWQKAVGIEKVGLYIPGGTAPLFSTVLMLAVPAKIAGCKEIVLCTPPDKEGNIHPAILFAAQLAGVSKIFKAGGVQAIAAMAYGTESVPKVYKIFGPGNQYVTAAKQLVSLRDVAIDMPAGPSEVEVLADASANPAFVAADLLSQAEHGVDSQAILITTSEKLQTEVMAEVERQLAELPRREIAAKSLENSKLILVKDMAEALELTNAYAPEHLIIETENYMEVAECVTNAGSVFLGSLTPESAGDYASGTNHTLPTNGYAKAYSGVSLDSFIRKITFQEILPEGIKAIGPAIEEMAANEHLDAHKNAVTIRLKAINK; this is translated from the coding sequence ATGAAATTGATTAAGTATCCTTCTAAAGAACAGTGGACGGAGCTTTTGAAGCGTCCGGCACTGAATACGGAAAGTCTGTTTGATACGGTTCGTTCCATTATAAATAAGGTAAGGGCAGAAGGCGATAAAGCTGTACTCGAATATGAAGCGGCTTTTGACAAAGTAACTCTGCCTGCGCTTGCTGTCACTCCTGAAGAAATACAGGCAGCCGAATCATTGGTGAGTGACAAACTGAAAGCTGCCATCTCTTTAGCAAAACAGAATATTGAAACATTCCACTCCTCACAACGCTTTGTCGGAAAGAAAGTAGAAACGATGAACGGTGTAACCTGTTGGCAGAAAGCGGTAGGTATCGAAAAAGTAGGACTTTATATTCCGGGCGGAACAGCCCCGCTTTTTTCAACGGTACTGATGCTGGCTGTCCCCGCAAAAATTGCCGGATGCAAAGAGATCGTACTTTGTACTCCTCCTGATAAGGAAGGAAACATTCACCCGGCCATTCTTTTCGCTGCTCAATTGGCAGGAGTAAGCAAGATTTTCAAGGCAGGTGGTGTACAAGCTATTGCAGCGATGGCTTATGGAACGGAAAGTGTTCCTAAAGTATATAAGATTTTCGGTCCCGGTAACCAATATGTGACAGCCGCCAAGCAATTGGTCAGCTTGCGGGATGTGGCTATTGATATGCCTGCCGGTCCTTCAGAAGTGGAAGTTTTGGCTGATGCATCGGCAAATCCGGCTTTTGTGGCTGCGGATTTATTGTCGCAGGCAGAACACGGAGTGGATAGCCAGGCCATATTGATTACGACTTCCGAGAAACTACAAACAGAAGTTATGGCAGAAGTAGAGCGTCAACTGGCTGAATTGCCTCGTCGGGAGATTGCTGCCAAATCATTGGAGAACAGTAAACTGATTCTGGTGAAGGATATGGCTGAAGCATTGGAACTTACAAATGCTTATGCTCCCGAACACTTGATTATAGAAACGGAAAACTATATGGAAGTAGCTGAGTGTGTCACCAATGCCGGTTCTGTATTCTTGGGGTCTTTGACTCCTGAAAGTGCGGGCGACTATGCTTCCGGTACGAATCACACCTTACCGACTAATGGATATGCAAAAGCATATAGCGGTGTAAGCCTGGATAGTTTCATCCGTAAGATTACATTCCAGGAAATCCTTCCAGAAGGAATAAAAGCTATCGGTCCGGCTATCGAAGAAATGGCTGCCAATGAACATTTGGACGCGCATAAGAATGCTGTCACTATCCGTCTCAAAGCAATTAATAAGTAA
- the hisG gene encoding ATP phosphoribosyltransferase, producing the protein MLRIAVQAKGRLFEETMALLEESDIKLSTTKRTLLVQSSNFPIEVLFLRDDDIPQTVATGVADLGVVGENEFMEKEEDAEIIKRLGFSKCRLSLAMPKDLEYPGLSWFNDKKIATSYPVILRNFLKKNGVNAEIHVITGSVEVSPGIGLADAIFDIVSSGSTLVSNRLKEVEVVMKSEALLIGNKNMSDEKKEVLNELLFRMNAVKTAEDKKYVLMNAPKDKLEEIIAVLPGMKSPTVMPLAQEGWCSVHTVLDEKRFWEIIGKLKALGAEGILVLPIEKMIV; encoded by the coding sequence ATGTTAAGAATCGCAGTACAAGCCAAAGGACGTCTCTTTGAAGAGACGATGGCACTTTTAGAAGAGTCGGATATCAAGTTGAGCACTACTAAACGTACCTTGTTGGTGCAGTCATCCAATTTTCCTATTGAAGTATTATTTCTTCGTGACGATGATATTCCGCAAACGGTAGCTACCGGTGTAGCCGATTTGGGTGTTGTCGGTGAAAATGAATTTATGGAAAAAGAAGAAGATGCTGAAATCATTAAACGCTTGGGATTCAGTAAATGCCGTTTGTCATTAGCTATGCCGAAAGATCTTGAATATCCCGGATTATCCTGGTTCAATGATAAGAAAATAGCTACTTCTTATCCTGTTATTCTCCGCAACTTCTTGAAGAAAAATGGTGTGAATGCAGAAATCCATGTTATCACCGGTTCCGTAGAAGTATCTCCGGGCATTGGTTTGGCTGACGCTATTTTTGACATTGTAAGTTCCGGTTCCACTTTGGTCAGCAACCGTTTGAAAGAGGTGGAAGTGGTTATGAAATCGGAGGCTCTGCTGATTGGTAACAAGAATATGAGCGATGAGAAAAAAGAGGTGCTGAATGAACTTCTGTTCCGTATGAATGCAGTGAAGACAGCGGAAGACAAGAAATACGTGTTGATGAATGCCCCGAAAGATAAGTTGGAAGAAATTATCGCCGTATTGCCGGGTATGAAGAGTCCTACCGTTATGCCATTGGCGCAAGAAGGCTGGTGTTCCGTTCATACAGTACTTGATGAAAAACGTTTCTGGGAAATCATCGGGAAGTTGAAAGCTTTGGGAGCAGAGGGCATCTTGGTATTGCCGATTGAAAAGATGATAGTATAA
- a CDS encoding fimbrillin family protein, translated as MKTCHDLFVGVGLFILYSVSLTACVNHISEEGEIINNGDIPLKFVADIREVVNTRVANNNFEEGDEVGLFALAGNTTMQEERYADNLHFVRSSSGEFVSDESVYYPDDGVTLNLISYYPYQEEGVAMGESTMQVSVATSQNKSIDYSHSDFLIASKEDVLASKEAVALTYNHQFFRLKIVLVPGEGENVEDMLSANPTLSVNGFYTKAIYDFQKKTFSTYSEEKEIIPAGGWEIKEGRLVGKELILIPQEATMGYQYITLEAEGRPYTSLLPSTLQLASGKQRELEITFVADEDILMSKVSGEIGDWDGTEVDQTESVTLHKYVDVSKLTFEKSNVYKVLNSGKQVAEICKEYLVTPEFSSQAIVAYPMKEDGSVDLSQGIVAQLLEKSGKVHGGSVSWNVEDNSLTYIAGNLAARNNVYVLADGKISLSTAVADNVLSVLALEDVVRDVRGGMIHNYPLVKIGAQYWMRDNLETALYVNGDELPKLDAVTENAVGYLQSDAEHHFYTANVALSANFLPAHWNIPNKGDWSLLNTYLKGDASLLKSGTWLPLKTGETAQPANNLSGFNAAPIGMWVEPNQNIFEGKHLAYWTLDDTNTAIADDVFYLKSDENTIGKSAPGVEKKAFAIRCIRK; from the coding sequence TAAATCATATTTCAGAAGAAGGGGAAATAATCAATAATGGAGATATTCCATTGAAATTTGTAGCTGATATTCGCGAAGTAGTCAATACTCGTGTGGCAAATAATAATTTTGAAGAAGGGGATGAGGTTGGTTTGTTTGCACTTGCCGGTAACACAACAATGCAAGAAGAACGTTACGCCGATAATCTTCATTTTGTACGTTCTTCCAGTGGTGAATTTGTTTCTGATGAGTCGGTTTATTATCCGGACGATGGAGTAACGTTGAATTTAATCAGTTATTATCCGTATCAAGAAGAAGGAGTAGCAATGGGGGAAAGCACTATGCAAGTATCGGTTGCTACGAGTCAGAATAAATCTATTGATTATTCACATTCGGATTTTCTGATTGCATCCAAAGAAGATGTGTTAGCAAGTAAAGAGGCTGTAGCTCTGACTTATAATCACCAGTTCTTCCGTTTGAAGATAGTTCTTGTTCCGGGTGAAGGAGAAAATGTAGAAGATATGTTATCTGCCAATCCTACACTTTCTGTTAATGGTTTTTATACTAAGGCTATTTATGATTTTCAGAAAAAGACTTTCTCTACTTATTCCGAAGAGAAAGAAATAATTCCTGCAGGTGGATGGGAAATAAAAGAGGGGAGATTGGTAGGAAAAGAACTTATTCTGATACCACAGGAAGCGACGATGGGATACCAGTATATAACATTGGAAGCCGAAGGAAGACCATATACCAGTTTGCTGCCTTCTACCTTACAGTTGGCAAGCGGTAAGCAAAGAGAACTGGAAATCACATTTGTAGCAGATGAAGATATATTAATGAGTAAGGTCAGTGGAGAAATCGGTGATTGGGATGGGACTGAGGTAGATCAGACTGAATCGGTGACTCTTCATAAATATGTAGATGTATCGAAGCTGACTTTTGAGAAATCAAATGTGTATAAAGTATTGAATTCTGGAAAACAAGTTGCTGAAATATGTAAAGAGTATTTGGTAACTCCGGAATTTTCTTCCCAAGCGATTGTTGCTTATCCGATGAAAGAAGATGGCAGTGTTGATTTATCACAAGGAATTGTTGCTCAACTATTAGAAAAATCAGGTAAGGTTCATGGTGGAAGTGTTTCATGGAATGTGGAAGATAATTCTTTGACTTATATTGCCGGAAATTTAGCTGCTCGTAATAATGTTTATGTACTGGCAGACGGGAAAATTTCATTGTCAACAGCAGTTGCAGATAATGTATTATCAGTTTTGGCATTAGAAGACGTTGTCCGTGATGTGCGTGGTGGTATGATTCATAACTATCCATTGGTGAAGATTGGAGCTCAATACTGGATGCGGGATAATTTGGAAACTGCCTTGTATGTGAATGGCGACGAACTTCCTAAGTTGGATGCCGTAACAGAAAATGCTGTCGGATATTTGCAATCGGATGCAGAACATCATTTTTATACTGCTAATGTGGCATTATCTGCTAATTTCTTACCCGCACATTGGAACATACCGAATAAAGGGGATTGGAGTCTCTTGAATACTTATCTAAAAGGAGATGCTTCTTTGTTGAAATCAGGAACTTGGTTACCTCTGAAAACAGGAGAGACAGCGCAGCCTGCTAATAATCTTTCAGGTTTCAATGCCGCCCCTATAGGCATGTGGGTTGAACCGAATCAGAATATATTTGAAGGTAAGCATTTGGCATATTGGACATTGGATGATACAAATACAGCAATAGCCGATGATGTCTTTTACCTGAAAAGTGACGAAAATACGATTGGAAAGTCTGCTCCGGGTGTCGAGAAAAAAGCTTTTGCAATTCGTTGTATCCGAAAGTAA